A part of Miscanthus floridulus cultivar M001 chromosome 6, ASM1932011v1, whole genome shotgun sequence genomic DNA contains:
- the LOC136460802 gene encoding uncharacterized protein: MAVDAGVIKVEVAEARAPGSVEAEAGETETGQVLAPPLVQAILSDDSSHGKEAADVEAAKVATAKEQSAPLVAKIKELEERDSFRSRAQEAMASAKATAGPLGAEQSEHQLMKVALAEATKAAEASRVEALDWKKKAEDLEKEFSQATEASVAMQAVLDIEVREHKALRSAARTACEALEVEGVESADSLGSRLTTLSGRVDERLRGALHTGVKRALAVVSSHYAVNLEAVSDGYVLPEDDEEADAEVAKLMEAAKAPGTALARLFEEEVVPPTPGTNP, translated from the exons ATGGCGGTGGACGCGGGGGTCATCAAGGTAGAGGTggcagaggccagagcccccggttccgtcgaggccgaggcgggGGAGACGGAGACGGGGCAAGTTTTAGCACCGCCCCTGGTTCAGGCGATCttgtctgatgattcctcccatgggaaggaggcggcggacgtcgaggcg gccaaggtggccacggctaaggagcagtctgcccctttggtggcgaagatcaaggagctggaggagcggGACTCCTTTAGGTCccgggcccaagaagcgatggcctctgccaaggccaccGCCGGGCcactgggtgcggagcagagtgaACACCAGCTGATGAAAGTCGctttggcagaggctaccaaggcggccgaggcctctcgagtcgaggctTTAGACTGGAAGAAAAAAGCCGAGG ATTTGGAGAAAGAGTTCTCCCAGGCgaccgaggcctccgtcgcaatGCAAGCGGTGCTAGAcattgaggtccgggagcacaaGGCGCTGCGCAGTgccgcccgtaccgcctgcgaggctctagaggttgagggggtcgaATCAGCCgactcccttgggagccgcctgactACGTTGAGCGGCCGCGTCGACGAGCGACTCCGGGGGGCATTGCACAcaggtgtcaagcgcgccctagcTGTTGTCTCTTCGCACTACGCcgtcaacctcgaggctgtcagcgatggctacgtcttgccggaagatgatgaggaggccgatgcagaggtcgcgaagctgatggaggcggccaaggcgcctggcacggcgctggcccgtctgtttgaagaagaggtggtccctcccacgccAGGCACTAATCCTtaa